One Helianthus annuus cultivar XRQ/B chromosome 7, HanXRQr2.0-SUNRISE, whole genome shotgun sequence genomic region harbors:
- the LOC110866538 gene encoding uncharacterized mitochondrial protein AtMg00860-like: MNRVYKPMLDKSVIVFIADILVYSKNEAEHVYHLHEVLDTLRREKLYAKFSKCAFWLREVQFLGHIISANGVLVDPSKVEAVSKWKTPRNPTELRSFLWLAGYYRRFIQDFSKIALPLTKLTRKEEKFVWGVEQEKAF, encoded by the coding sequence atgaaccgggtttacAAACCTATGCTGGATAAGTCGGTAATCGTATTTATCGCTGACATTTTAGTATATTCGAAGAATGAAGCTGAGCATGTGTACCATTTGCATGAAGTGTTAGACACACTCAGACGAGAAAAGCTGTATgcaaaattctcgaagtgcgccttctggttacgagaAGTACAGTTTCTCGGGCATATCATTAGTGCTAACGGGGTACTAGTGGATCCGTCAAAAGTAGAAGCCGTGTCAAAATGGAAGACTCCAAGGAATCCCACAGAACTCCGAAGCTTTCTATGGCTTGcaggatattatcggagattcatacaagaCTTCTCCAAAATTGCATTACCATTGACCAAATTGACTCGCAAGGAGGAGAAATTTGTATGGGGCGTTGAACAAGAGAAAGCCTTCTAA